A section of the Bacteroidota bacterium genome encodes:
- a CDS encoding alpha/beta hydrolase produces MNINSRIILGLAVFVLSCKKNDSPNPNGEQVSKDVSYGTHAQHKMDIYLPAGRSTTTTKVIIMIHGGGWNTGSKADLDIYIDSLRRREPSYAVFNLNYRLANPPDLFPVQENDIKAAVEFIYSKRNEYHISDKFVLVGVSAGAHLALLQGYKYTSPVKVKAIIDFFGPTELVDLYNNPPNPLVQPLLVSVTGGNPTTHASIYASSSPINAVTVQSSPTMILQGGADNVVSPSQSDNLNIRLFTAGVIHQYVFYPTESHGWTGPNLTDSFNKIQAFLSANVN; encoded by the coding sequence ATGAATATAAATAGCCGTATCATTCTTGGACTTGCAGTTTTTGTTTTATCCTGTAAAAAAAATGACAGCCCGAACCCCAACGGTGAACAAGTCTCAAAAGATGTTTCTTATGGTACACATGCACAGCATAAAATGGATATTTATTTACCTGCAGGGCGCAGCACCACTACAACTAAAGTGATAATCATGATCCATGGCGGTGGATGGAACACGGGTAGCAAAGCCGACCTGGATATATATATTGATTCGTTACGAAGAAGAGAGCCTTCGTATGCAGTGTTCAACCTGAATTACCGTCTTGCCAATCCTCCAGATCTTTTCCCAGTGCAGGAAAATGATATAAAAGCTGCTGTTGAATTTATTTACAGTAAACGTAACGAGTATCATATCTCTGATAAATTTGTTTTAGTAGGAGTCAGTGCAGGAGCTCATCTCGCATTATTGCAAGGTTATAAATACACATCGCCTGTTAAAGTAAAAGCTATCATTGATTTTTTTGGGCCTACTGAGTTAGTTGATTTGTATAATAACCCGCCCAACCCACTGGTGCAACCATTACTGGTAAGTGTAACAGGCGGAAACCCGACAACACATGCAAGCATCTACGCTTCTTCCAGCCCGATAAATGCAGTTACTGTTCAATCATCACCTACAATGATATTACAGGGCGGTGCTGATAATGTTGTATCGCCATCACAGTCTGACAATTTAAATATAAGACTGTTCACAGCCGGCGTTATTCATCAATATGTATTTTACCCAACTGAAAGCCATGGGTGGACTGGGCCTAACCTTACCGATTCATTTAATAAGATACAGGCTTTTCTTTCGGCGAATGTGAACTAA
- the aspS gene encoding aspartate--tRNA ligase has protein sequence MFRTHTCGELRLTDINKEVTLAGWVQTIRKFGSITFVDLRDRYGITQLLFSEDLSKQLDENPLGREFVLQAKGTVTERSNKNLNIPTGEVELTVSSFSVLNKSAVPPFTIQDDTDGGDDLRMKYRYLDLRRNAVKRNLELRYAVNRATRNYLHAQGFMDIETPFLIKSTPEGARDFVVPSRMNAGQFYALPQSPQTFKQLLMVSGYDRYYQIVKCFRDEDLRADRQPEFTQIDCEMAFVEQEDILNMFEGLIKSIFQDVKGIDYSDKVERMTWEDAMWNYGNDKPDIRFGMQLLNLKKPSSVYTAKQDNATLIDGAGFKVFDEAETVLAIAVPGCSEYSRKQTDELTEWVKRPQIGMKGLVFIKCNNDGTYKSSVDKFFTEEKLKAIADAAGAKQGDLVLILAGAEERTRKATSDLRMEMAERLGLRKKDEFKLLWVLDFPLFEYDEEGNRWVARHHPFTSPKPSQIETMINNEASIKDAAKYLEHPYAGIKANAYDMVLNGNEIGGGSIRIYQRELQEKMFAALGMTKEEALHKFSFLLGAFEYGAPPHGGIAFGFDRLCAILGGSESIRDFIAFPKNNAGRDVMLDAPATIDEKQFEELQIRLDLKK, from the coding sequence ATGTTCAGAACTCATACCTGTGGCGAATTAAGATTGACAGACATAAATAAAGAAGTAACCCTTGCGGGCTGGGTACAAACCATTCGCAAATTCGGCAGCATCACATTTGTTGACTTGCGTGACCGTTATGGCATCACACAGCTATTATTCAGCGAAGACCTCAGCAAACAGCTTGATGAAAATCCATTAGGCCGTGAGTTTGTGTTGCAGGCAAAAGGAACTGTGACTGAACGCAGCAATAAAAATCTGAACATCCCGACAGGCGAAGTAGAGTTAACTGTTTCATCGTTTTCAGTATTAAATAAATCAGCAGTGCCGCCATTTACCATACAGGATGATACAGATGGAGGCGATGATCTTCGAATGAAATACCGCTATCTTGATCTGAGAAGAAATGCAGTAAAAAGAAATCTTGAACTGCGTTATGCGGTAAATCGTGCAACAAGAAATTACCTGCATGCACAAGGCTTTATGGATATTGAAACTCCCTTCCTGATCAAATCAACTCCTGAAGGGGCAAGAGATTTTGTTGTTCCATCCAGGATGAATGCAGGGCAGTTTTATGCATTGCCTCAATCACCACAAACATTTAAACAATTATTGATGGTAAGTGGTTATGACCGTTATTACCAGATCGTAAAATGTTTTCGTGATGAAGACCTGCGTGCCGACCGTCAGCCCGAGTTCACCCAGATAGATTGTGAAATGGCGTTTGTAGAACAGGAAGATATTCTGAACATGTTTGAAGGATTGATAAAATCCATTTTCCAAGATGTAAAAGGAATTGATTATTCGGATAAAGTAGAACGCATGACATGGGAAGATGCGATGTGGAATTATGGAAATGACAAACCGGATATTCGTTTCGGTATGCAATTGCTTAACCTGAAAAAACCTTCTTCAGTTTATACCGCAAAGCAAGATAATGCTACGTTGATTGATGGGGCAGGTTTCAAAGTATTTGATGAAGCAGAAACTGTTTTGGCTATTGCTGTGCCCGGATGTAGCGAATACAGCCGCAAGCAAACTGATGAATTGACCGAATGGGTAAAACGTCCGCAAATAGGAATGAAAGGTTTGGTATTTATAAAATGTAATAACGACGGAACTTATAAAAGCAGCGTAGATAAATTTTTTACAGAAGAAAAACTAAAAGCCATTGCTGATGCAGCAGGTGCAAAGCAGGGCGACCTTGTATTGATATTGGCAGGCGCAGAAGAAAGAACAAGAAAAGCAACGAGTGATTTAAGAATGGAAATGGCAGAACGTTTGGGATTGAGAAAGAAAGATGAATTCAAGTTACTCTGGGTACTGGACTTTCCTTTGTTTGAATATGATGAAGAAGGCAACCGCTGGGTAGCCCGTCATCATCCATTCACTTCTCCTAAGCCATCGCAGATCGAAACGATGATCAATAACGAAGCGTCAATTAAAGATGCAGCAAAATATCTTGAGCATCCTTATGCTGGGATAAAAGCAAATGCGTATGATATGGTGTTGAACGGAAATGAAATTGGAGGTGGTTCGATCAGGATCTATCAAAGAGAGTTGCAGGAAAAAATGTTTGCAGCATTGGGTATGACCAAAGAAGAAGCACTGCATAAATTTAGCTTCTTACTCGGCGCATTTGAATACGGAGCTCCTCCGCATGGTGGTATTGCATTCGGCTTCGACCGTTTATGTGCTATTCTCGGCGGCAGCGAAAGCATCCGTGACTTTATTGCTTTTCCCAAAAACAATGCAGGTCGTGATGTGATGTTAGATGCTCCAGCAACGATTGATGAGAAGCAGTTTGAAGAATTGCAGATACGACTTGATCTAAAAAAATAA
- a CDS encoding zinc-dependent peptidase — protein MPNPLHKIIGAIISNKNPDSIPAAYKELAEITRFEHDIVSKHICYYNKLPDPGKLRFLKRVYYFKNSKHFHYVDLEEKPEMQVLLSAAAVQLTFGLRSYLLPFFKNIYLIADAYRAKDLPTGQAGIEGLNVGHVSTTGIYISWKYLLEGFKNDTDGVNTAIHEMAHALRHQNNMWDFGIDKEFHTDFAKYTQQYGPALIQALLHRRSILRNYAFTNFEEFWAVSVEAFFELPEELKTNLPAIYHSLCEVLNQDPMTEKKVLPSATRKR, from the coding sequence ATGCCCAACCCGCTGCATAAAATAATCGGCGCTATTATAAGCAATAAAAACCCTGATTCAATACCTGCTGCCTACAAAGAGCTGGCGGAGATTACAAGATTTGAGCATGATATTGTTTCGAAACATATATGCTACTATAATAAATTACCTGATCCAGGTAAGCTCCGGTTTTTAAAAAGAGTTTATTATTTTAAAAACAGTAAGCATTTTCATTATGTCGATCTTGAAGAAAAGCCTGAAATGCAGGTACTGCTGAGTGCAGCGGCTGTACAGTTGACATTTGGCTTACGCAGTTATCTTCTTCCTTTCTTTAAAAATATTTATTTGATCGCTGATGCATACCGTGCAAAAGACCTGCCTACCGGACAGGCAGGTATTGAAGGATTGAATGTGGGGCATGTATCTACCACCGGGATTTATATTTCATGGAAGTATTTGCTGGAAGGATTTAAGAATGATACAGATGGTGTAAATACTGCCATTCATGAAATGGCACATGCGCTGCGTCATCAAAATAATATGTGGGACTTTGGTATTGATAAAGAATTTCATACTGATTTTGCAAAGTATACTCAGCAATATGGCCCGGCGCTTATACAGGCTTTATTGCACCGGCGCAGTATTTTACGCAACTATGCTTTTACCAATTTCGAAGAATTCTGGGCAGTAAGTGTGGAGGCTTTTTTTGAATTACCGGAGGAATTAAAAACTAATTTACCCGCTATATATCATTCATTATGTGAGGTATTGAACCAGGATCCCATGACTGAAAAAAAAGTATTGCCCTCTGCAACACGAAAACGCTGA
- a CDS encoding zinc-dependent peptidase, translating into MQNFFHRIRQLFTSKIAPDKPFVQDYPTVTETVFNNYSFVIGGLFNYFNELPKHLQYRFVSRVHEFKESKKFHFIGLERNDDTAILVSASAIQVTFGLKNYKMQHFKDIYVLADAYRMDDDEELYIGHVAPDGIYLSWKHFLYGYSNKNNDINVAVHEMSHALLYNNFFAQLGIDKNFRLNYDRFSSTTGPILADVITNRRSFLRSYAFSNLHEFWAVSTEAFFENPSGLKQHMPDLYEALCRVLNQDPLTKHKIIEM; encoded by the coding sequence ATGCAAAACTTTTTCCATCGAATAAGACAATTATTCACAAGTAAAATTGCGCCTGACAAGCCTTTTGTACAGGATTATCCCACTGTTACGGAAACCGTTTTCAATAACTATTCATTTGTGATCGGTGGTTTATTTAACTACTTCAATGAATTGCCAAAACATCTGCAATACCGTTTTGTAAGCCGGGTACATGAATTTAAAGAATCAAAAAAATTTCACTTTATAGGTTTAGAGAGAAATGATGATACTGCCATTTTAGTAAGTGCATCTGCAATACAGGTAACATTCGGTTTAAAAAATTATAAGATGCAGCACTTTAAAGATATTTATGTGCTGGCCGATGCATACCGGATGGATGACGACGAAGAATTATATATTGGCCATGTAGCACCCGATGGAATTTACCTGAGCTGGAAACATTTCTTATATGGTTATTCTAATAAAAATAATGATATCAATGTGGCCGTGCATGAAATGAGTCATGCATTGCTGTATAATAATTTTTTCGCACAATTAGGCATTGATAAAAATTTCAGATTGAATTATGATCGCTTTAGTAGCACTACCGGTCCAATACTGGCAGATGTGATAACGAATCGCAGGAGTTTTTTAAGAAGTTATGCATTCAGCAACCTGCATGAGTTCTGGGCGGTAAGTACGGAAGCTTTTTTTGAAAATCCGAGCGGATTGAAACAGCATATGCCCGATCTGTACGAAGCATTATGCCGTGTGCTGAACCAGGACCCATTGACGAAACATAAAATAATTGAAATGTAG
- a CDS encoding FAD-binding oxidoreductase, with translation MNVDVLIIGQGISGTCLSYFLEKENISFLVIDDANNNAPSRVAAGIINPVTGRRIVRTWMIEELLEFSLQFYTKLGDELNIKAISQKQIIDFFPSPQMKLAFEDRFKEGETYLQKPVDENSFLHQFNYDFGYGMVSPSYSVHLQTLLPAWRNKLINQDQLLEETFDITQLKIEQDAVYYKDITAQKIIFCDGVQSYQNNFFNKLPFAPNKGEMLIVEIPELSTDYFYKKGMVLAPLSESGLFWLGSNYLWEFEHENPTKEFYLQAEQLLQTWLKLPFKILEHRASVRPATIERRPFVGFHPKYSSIGILNGMGTKGCSLAPYFAKQLSGNICSNKPILPEVNISRFKKILSP, from the coding sequence ATGAATGTGGACGTATTAATAATAGGACAAGGAATTTCCGGCACCTGTTTATCCTATTTTTTAGAAAAAGAAAATATTTCATTCCTTGTTATTGACGATGCAAACAACAATGCCCCTTCAAGAGTGGCTGCAGGTATTATCAACCCTGTTACAGGCAGAAGGATCGTAAGAACATGGATGATCGAAGAATTGCTTGAATTCAGTTTACAATTCTATACAAAGCTTGGCGATGAATTAAACATCAAAGCCATTTCCCAAAAACAGATCATTGACTTTTTTCCTTCACCTCAAATGAAATTAGCTTTTGAAGATAGATTTAAAGAAGGAGAAACTTATTTACAAAAACCTGTTGATGAAAATTCTTTTCTTCATCAATTTAATTATGATTTTGGATACGGGATGGTCTCTCCTTCGTATAGCGTTCATCTTCAAACGCTGCTACCAGCATGGAGAAACAAACTGATCAATCAAGATCAATTACTGGAAGAAACATTTGATATTACACAACTGAAGATTGAGCAAGATGCTGTTTATTACAAAGACATTACTGCTCAAAAAATTATTTTTTGCGATGGCGTTCAATCATATCAAAACAATTTCTTTAATAAACTTCCTTTTGCACCGAATAAAGGAGAAATGCTGATTGTGGAAATACCGGAACTATCAACCGATTACTTTTATAAAAAGGGAATGGTGCTTGCTCCGCTTTCAGAATCGGGCCTCTTTTGGTTGGGTAGCAATTATCTCTGGGAATTTGAGCATGAGAATCCAACAAAAGAATTTTATTTACAAGCTGAACAATTATTACAAACCTGGTTAAAGCTTCCATTTAAGATACTGGAACACCGGGCATCTGTTCGCCCTGCTACTATTGAACGAAGACCATTTGTTGGTTTTCATCCGAAATATTCTTCTATTGGAATTTTAAATGGCATGGGAACAAAGGGTTGTTCACTGGCACCTTATTTTGCAAAACAATTATCAGGAAATATCTGCAGCAATAAACCCATTTTACCAGAGGTTAATATTTCCCGTTTCAAAAAAATTCTTTCGCCCTGA